Genomic segment of Streptomyces sp. NA02950:
ATGTGCGTCACCAAGATGTCGCTCGCCGGCGCCGAGCTGGGCTCCATGTACGTCAAGGGGTTCGGGCACGGCGTGGCCATCGGCTGTGAGCCGGTGGGCGGCACCGCCTATCTGTGGACCGAGTCCGACGCCGACCCCGCCTCCGGCTACGGGCGTGCCATCAGCCGCTTCCGGTTCGCCGCCGGAACCGTGCTCGCCAGCGGCTCGTCCTCGCTCGTGGAGCACCGGCCGGTGCCCGGTTCGACCGGCAACCAGCCCGCCGTCGACATGCTCAACAAGCGGCTGATGTTGCGCTACCGGCTGAACGGCGTGCCCCGCTACCGGCTGATGAGGCTGGCCGACGTCACGGCCGGGAAGTACCCGGCGGTGTACGACATACCCCAGGTCGGGGTCGCCGCGAACGAGACCTTCCAGGGCTTCGCGGTCCTCGGCGACTACGTCTACCAGCTGACGGGCACCGCCTACACCGACGAGGGCGGCACCAATCCGCCCTCCGGCCACGGCAACACCTATGTCTCCTGCATCGATCTGCGCAGCGGCGAACTGGTCCAGCGGGCCCGCACCGAGGCCGGGTACTCGCTCGACTACCGCGAGCCGGAG
This window contains:
- a CDS encoding teichoic acid biosynthesis protein C, coding for MSEDTYDAGRLTRRRFALAGGAAAAGALATFSARTEASAAIEGGRFDLAVPSTQLLREKTPHNGTVLQSFAFDDTNKHLYVIQLMEGGIQLDGEPGPVSGADRAARGDMCVTKMSLAGAELGSMYVKGFGHGVAIGCEPVGGTAYLWTESDADPASGYGRAISRFRFAAGTVLASGSSSLVEHRPVPGSTGNQPAVDMLNKRLMLRYRLNGVPRYRLMRLADVTAGKYPAVYDIPQVGVAANETFQGFAVLGDYVYQLTGTAYTDEGGTNPPSGHGNTYVSCIDLRSGELVQRARTEAGYSLDYREPEGMAIQLTSPRRLCMGFASGASGDRKASVYYKSQ